Proteins encoded by one window of BD1-7 clade bacterium:
- the amiC_2 gene encoding N-acetylmuramoyl-L-alanine amidase AmiC, with translation MKNLLMCALVLLALPAIAKTKVTDIRLTQTATYTQFTLNLDSPTDHELLTLNNPDRVVIDVTNAELDVDLSTVDKGGSPVRSIRSGVRDSDNLRIVFDLTSLANAHSFFLKKIENGKMRYHLVVLAYSLDPRVR, from the coding sequence ATGAAAAACCTATTGATGTGTGCACTCGTTTTATTGGCGCTACCTGCCATTGCCAAAACAAAAGTTACCGATATACGTCTTACGCAGACCGCTACGTACACGCAGTTTACTTTAAATCTCGATAGCCCGACGGATCATGAGCTATTAACTCTAAACAATCCTGATCGTGTAGTCATTGATGTTACAAATGCTGAATTGGATGTAGATTTGAGCACAGTCGATAAGGGCGGATCTCCCGTTCGCTCTATCCGCTCAGGAGTTCGAGACAGTGACAATCTGCGAATCGTATTTGACCTCACGTCCTTAGCTAATGCGCATAGTTTCTTCTTAAAAAAAATTGAAAACGGTAAAATGAGGTACCACTTAGTCGTCCTCGCTTATTCGTTAGACCCTAGGGTAAGGTAA